Proteins encoded within one genomic window of Pieris rapae chromosome 1, ilPieRapa1.1, whole genome shotgun sequence:
- the LOC110994847 gene encoding uncharacterized protein LOC110994847 — protein MQKNDVSMSIEIPYKLYKADAGGYKFILKPNLQLENHNYQPALYLIDKHCPHDKLYEIQFDYAKHTVYITTGEGILTSLPLPEEFSDLNEVEVWMTWIKKDICVGTKNKTFFTYPRNITGGKSADKFIGYIKFETNYGFDWKVHESPEVYKMPLEKNLKGGKLHWVAIDDHKLPQDAMIGGFEKNPIYIARAMYQGSLCPGKYVPEEGKAYVAWGGEEHEKSNFQILCGYNAKWVLCSDDNIPENAFVAGTSEIQNEPLYIGRAFIDYKLIVGKVHMLYKTCYLPYQGEEIEVQDYEILLDLSIKPRGYPCRGKCKVNVFNKDRTCI, from the exons atgcaaaaaaatgaTG TGTCTATGTCAATAGAAATTCcatacaaattgtataaagCTGATGCTGGTggatataagtttattttaaaaccaaatttacAACTAGAAAATCATAATTACCAACCTGCTCTTTATCTAATCGACAAACATTGTCCACATGACAAACTGTATGAG ATTCAATTTGATTATGCTAAGCACACAGTTTATATTACAACTGGAGAAGGAATACTCACTAGCCTACCACTTCCAGAAGAGTTCTCAGATTTAAATGAGGTGGAGGTTTGGATGACATggattaaaaaagatatatgtGTGGGAACAAAGAATAAGACATTTTTTACATACCCTAGGAACATCACTGGTGGTAAATCGGCTGATAAATTTATtggatatataaaatttgaaactaATTATGGTTTTGATTGGAAGGTCCATG AATCTCCAGAAGTGTATAAAATGCCCctagaaaaaaatttaaaaggagGGAAATTGCATTGGGTAGCTATTGATGATCACAAGTTACCACAAGATGCAATGATAGGTGGATTTGAGAAGAATCCAATATATATAGCTAGAGCTATGTATCAAGGGTCACTCTGTCCTGGAAAATATGTGCCTGAAGAAGGAAAAGCTTATGTAGCTTGGGGTGGAGAGGAACATGAGAAAAGCAATTTTCAG ataCTATGCGGATATAATGCTAAGTGGGTGCTATGTTCCGATGACAATATCCCAGAAAATGCATTTGTTGCTGGCACATCAGAAATACAAAATGAACCACTATATATAGGAAGAgcttttattgattataagtTAATAGTGGGTAAAGTTCACATGCTGTATAAGACATGCTATTTGCCATATCAAGGTGAAGAAATAGAAGTGCaagattatgaaatattacttGATTTAAGCATTAAACCAAGAGGTTATCCTTGTCGTGGAAAGTGTAAAGTTAATGTCTTCAACAAGGACCGAAcatgtatttaa